Proteins encoded within one genomic window of Brenneria nigrifluens DSM 30175 = ATCC 13028:
- a CDS encoding DUF3811 domain-containing protein — MPRLTQKDMTESEQRQLKTLLDQERKKHGRTLTNSESNHIKDDFIDNLMKEREILAKKARTEKKKNKFKPDVSATYEWSSNTNLRGPRR; from the coding sequence ATGCCAAGACTGACTCAGAAAGACATGACGGAAAGTGAACAACGTCAACTTAAAACCCTGCTCGACCAGGAAAGAAAAAAACACGGTCGCACGCTTACCAACTCTGAAAGCAACCATATCAAAGATGATTTTATTGATAACTTGATGAAAGAAAGGGAAATTCTTGCCAAGAAAGCGCGTACCGAGAAGAAAAAGAACAAGTTTAAACCCGATGTCTCCGCCACCTATGAATGGTCTTCCAACACCAATTTACGCGGCCCCCGCCGTTAG
- a CDS encoding helix-turn-helix transcriptional regulator, translating to MKGDVPDVTNAPLPVERYRLYSMALPYLQHAHQVVDFRFFDATLLLVKSGRLNLRRGQDLSMQLDNAEHIMLVAPHTLANVSKTPDAATGAFQSLYLSFSSELIAAFYRERAQFFTTLTPFSGFKTLSLDDELRDTLDYCLRGLNSGASSYPVQQHRLSGVLIALAERGILFMPRDSAPLGGRLTELLAASPEFAWTAAHAGRHLGMSEATLRRRLAEEQTHFRTLLQDIRMHHGMTLLQTTRWSLSQIADACGYRAASRFSLRFKQRFGCSPADIR from the coding sequence ATGAAAGGCGACGTTCCAGATGTTACCAACGCTCCGTTGCCGGTAGAACGCTACCGGCTCTATTCGATGGCTCTGCCTTACCTGCAACATGCGCATCAGGTCGTCGATTTCCGTTTTTTTGATGCGACGCTGCTGCTGGTGAAATCAGGGCGATTGAACCTGCGCCGCGGGCAGGATTTATCCATGCAACTGGACAACGCCGAGCACATCATGCTGGTTGCCCCGCATACCCTGGCTAACGTAAGTAAAACCCCCGATGCGGCGACGGGGGCATTTCAGTCTTTATATCTGAGCTTTTCATCCGAGCTTATTGCCGCGTTTTATCGCGAGCGGGCGCAATTTTTTACCACGCTGACGCCCTTTTCCGGTTTTAAAACGCTCTCGTTGGACGACGAGCTGCGCGACACGCTGGATTACTGTTTGCGCGGGCTTAATAGCGGGGCGTCAAGTTATCCGGTGCAACAGCATCGTTTAAGCGGCGTGCTGATCGCCCTGGCCGAACGCGGGATCCTTTTTATGCCGCGCGACTCGGCCCCCCTCGGCGGCCGATTGACCGAGTTGCTGGCCGCCTCGCCGGAGTTCGCCTGGACGGCGGCGCATGCCGGCCGGCATCTTGGCATGAGCGAAGCGACGTTAAGGCGCCGGTTGGCGGAAGAACAGACCCACTTTCGCACATTGTTGCAGGATATCCGCATGCACCACGGGATGACGCTGCTGCAAACGACGCGCTGGAGCCTTTCTCAAATCGCCGATGCCTGTGGTTATCGCGCCGCGTCCCGCTTTTCATTGCGTTTTAAACAGCGATTCGGCTGTTCTCCCGCCGATATCCGCTGA
- a CDS encoding 1-aminocyclopropane-1-carboxylate deaminase/D-cysteine desulfhydrase produces MKTVDDFERVALGFFPTPLEPLKNLGAALGIELEIKRDDYTGFGGGGNKVRKLEYLMADACRQGVNVVITTGGHQSNHARMVAAAARKFDMSPVLVLRGNPPERYQGNLLLDKLFGAELEFLDPEGYFSQIADAMQAHADAAAVRGLKAMIIPLGGATPLGALGYVRAVEEIDSQLKERGQRPPEVIVAPTGSGGTLAGLYVGARQYWPRTKIVGISVSAKAPWFQPRISAMAQECADLLQWPQRWAPENIWIEDDFVGAAYGVPSAGGIEAIYRVAQAEGVLLDPVYTGKAMHGLIDLVERGEIAPGARVLFVHCGGSPALYPFAQTLLER; encoded by the coding sequence ATGAAAACGGTAGATGACTTTGAACGTGTGGCACTCGGTTTCTTTCCCACTCCCCTTGAGCCGCTGAAGAATCTGGGGGCGGCGCTGGGGATCGAGCTGGAAATCAAACGCGACGATTACACCGGGTTTGGCGGCGGCGGCAACAAAGTCCGCAAACTGGAATACCTGATGGCCGATGCCTGCCGTCAGGGAGTAAATGTGGTGATCACCACCGGCGGCCACCAATCCAACCACGCGCGGATGGTGGCCGCGGCGGCGCGAAAATTCGACATGAGTCCGGTGCTGGTGCTGCGCGGCAATCCGCCGGAGCGCTATCAGGGCAACCTGCTGCTGGATAAACTGTTCGGCGCCGAGCTGGAGTTTCTCGATCCTGAAGGCTATTTCAGTCAGATAGCCGACGCGATGCAGGCGCACGCCGATGCCGCCGCCGTGCGCGGCCTGAAAGCCATGATCATCCCCCTCGGCGGCGCCACGCCATTGGGCGCCCTGGGGTATGTGCGGGCGGTGGAAGAGATTGATTCCCAGCTTAAGGAGCGCGGGCAACGGCCCCCGGAAGTAATTGTCGCGCCAACGGGGTCCGGCGGCACGCTGGCCGGTTTGTACGTCGGCGCGCGCCAATACTGGCCGCGGACCAAAATCGTCGGCATCAGCGTCAGCGCCAAAGCGCCCTGGTTTCAGCCGCGCATCTCCGCCATGGCGCAGGAGTGCGCCGACCTACTGCAATGGCCGCAGCGCTGGGCGCCGGAGAATATCTGGATCGAAGACGATTTTGTCGGTGCGGCGTACGGCGTGCCTTCGGCGGGCGGTATCGAGGCGATTTACCGCGTGGCGCAGGCCGAAGGGGTATTGCTGGACCCGGTCTATACCGGCAAGGCCATGCACGGGCTGATCGACCTGGTCGAACGGGGGGAAATCGCGCCGGGGGCGCGGGTGCTGTTCGTCCACTGCGGCGGCTCGCCAGCGCTGTACCCGTTCGCGCAAACGTTGCTGGAACGCTGA
- a CDS encoding M20/M25/M40 family metallo-hydrolase, whose protein sequence is MTEPLDASVQDTLELLTAIAPFRSVAGEIEQQRGLAQWLESWLETELGARPILPVRRQLSCSAPPLVHTRLEMGAAKTLVLYNMYDVMPATSQGWDIPPFTGGVTEWPTLGAVFIARGAENNKGPLAGMLMAVKRLLAAGKLTVNIEFILEGEEETGSGNLRRYLAQRPCPISPAAAVLFPSLCEYGGGEPRVYLGFTGLCSGRLLVSSGPWGGPQAAIHASNAGWIANPAWRLVDALNAIAPAHANGVLDSLIPDKEADALLAELAKNFSMADELRFRRSARPFVTGDALSCLRQWLGAAVLNLAEIHTDPPGGKGVIPSRATAELALRIPPGLSPEQLIAGARRRLAAPGLEGVELQLDDSYPGYRFSRRAAGVSELLASYRRHQARPQIWPWAPGCAPAYAFAPVAPAFLIGGLGHGGNAHGVNEFVTLRGLRRFQQSLTCWLRAF, encoded by the coding sequence GTGACCGAACCTCTTGATGCGTCTGTGCAGGACACCCTTGAATTACTGACGGCGATCGCGCCTTTTCGCAGCGTTGCCGGCGAGATAGAGCAGCAGCGCGGGCTGGCGCAGTGGCTGGAAAGCTGGCTGGAGACCGAGCTGGGCGCGCGGCCGATCCTGCCCGTCCGCCGGCAGCTGTCGTGCAGCGCGCCGCCGCTGGTCCATACCCGGCTGGAGATGGGCGCGGCGAAAACGCTGGTGCTGTACAACATGTACGACGTGATGCCCGCCACGTCGCAGGGATGGGATATCCCGCCCTTTACCGGCGGCGTGACGGAGTGGCCGACCCTTGGCGCGGTATTTATCGCCCGGGGCGCGGAGAATAACAAAGGCCCGCTGGCGGGAATGCTGATGGCGGTTAAACGTCTGCTGGCGGCGGGAAAGCTGACCGTCAATATTGAATTTATTCTTGAAGGCGAGGAAGAGACCGGCAGCGGCAACCTGCGGCGTTATCTGGCCCAGCGTCCCTGCCCGATTTCCCCGGCCGCGGCGGTGCTCTTTCCGTCGTTATGCGAGTACGGCGGCGGCGAACCGCGGGTTTATCTCGGCTTCACCGGTCTATGCAGCGGCAGGCTGTTGGTCAGCAGCGGCCCCTGGGGCGGCCCGCAGGCCGCCATTCATGCCAGTAACGCCGGCTGGATAGCCAACCCGGCATGGCGGCTGGTCGATGCCCTGAATGCCATCGCGCCCGCCCATGCCAATGGCGTGCTGGATAGCCTTATCCCCGATAAAGAAGCCGATGCGCTGCTGGCCGAACTGGCGAAAAATTTCAGCATGGCGGATGAGCTGCGTTTTCGCCGCAGCGCAAGGCCGTTCGTCACCGGCGACGCCCTGAGCTGCCTGCGGCAGTGGCTCGGCGCCGCCGTACTCAACCTGGCCGAGATACATACCGATCCGCCGGGCGGCAAGGGGGTGATCCCCTCTCGCGCCACGGCGGAGCTGGCCTTACGCATACCGCCGGGACTTAGCCCTGAGCAGTTGATAGCCGGCGCGCGGCGACGGCTGGCGGCGCCCGGGCTGGAGGGCGTCGAACTACAGCTGGACGACAGCTATCCCGGCTACCGTTTCAGCCGTCGCGCCGCCGGCGTTAGCGAGTTGCTGGCCAGCTATCGACGCCACCAAGCCAGGCCGCAAATCTGGCCGTGGGCGCCGGGGTGCGCTCCCGCTTACGCCTTCGCGCCGGTGGCGCCGGCGTTTCTTATCGGCGGTCTGGGCCACGGCGGCAACGCTCACGGCGTTAATGAATTTGTCACGCTGCGCGGATTACGGCGCTTTCAGCAATCGCTGACCTGCTGGCTGCGCGCATTTTGA
- a CDS encoding ABC transporter permease, with protein sequence MIPWYTAWRRKPRRLFYGDGVLGGLLLTTAIAAALASPWLPLPDPLTNNLAAIFLPPGSDSTSGTHWLGTDQLGRDLLARILAGTRLSLFIVLMAASIAAVMGSMLGMLAGYVGGWLDAVIMRLMDIQLSVPFILLILLVMALFGTSLANIIAIMGVTGWAVYARVARAKTLEIRELEYIESVRAMGFSTARILLRHVLPNLITPLVVLLTLDIPRLIVLEASIGFLGMGIQPPTPTLGNLIGEGRSSMLLAQWLVLYPGLFIAALVVGTNLLGDSLSRRTHTRID encoded by the coding sequence ATGATCCCCTGGTATACGGCATGGCGCAGAAAGCCCCGTCGTCTCTTTTATGGCGACGGGGTGCTGGGCGGCCTGCTGCTGACGACGGCGATCGCCGCGGCGCTGGCGTCGCCCTGGCTGCCTCTCCCGGATCCGCTGACCAACAACCTTGCCGCTATCTTCCTGCCGCCGGGCAGTGACAGCACATCGGGTACGCACTGGCTGGGCACCGACCAACTGGGGCGCGACCTGTTGGCGCGTATTCTGGCGGGAACCCGGCTGTCGCTGTTTATCGTGCTTATGGCGGCATCCATCGCCGCGGTGATGGGCTCAATGCTCGGCATGTTGGCGGGCTATGTGGGCGGCTGGCTGGACGCGGTGATTATGCGGTTGATGGACATCCAGCTGTCCGTGCCCTTTATCTTGCTGATTTTGCTGGTTATGGCGCTGTTCGGCACTTCGCTCGCCAACATTATCGCCATCATGGGCGTAACCGGCTGGGCGGTTTATGCCCGCGTCGCCCGCGCTAAAACGCTGGAGATCCGCGAACTGGAATATATCGAATCGGTGCGCGCCATGGGCTTTTCAACCGCGCGAATTTTATTGCGCCACGTGTTACCCAATCTCATCACCCCGCTGGTGGTACTGCTGACGCTGGATATTCCCCGGCTGATCGTCCTCGAAGCCTCGATAGGTTTTCTCGGTATGGGCATTCAACCACCCACGCCGACGCTCGGCAACCTGATCGGCGAAGGGCGCTCCTCGATGCTGCTCGCCCAATGGCTGGTGCTGTATCCGGGGTTGTTTATCGCCGCGCTGGTCGTCGGCACCAATCTGCTGGGCGACAGCCTGTCGCGCCGCACGCATACCAGGATCGACTAA
- a CDS encoding YbhB/YbcL family Raf kinase inhibitor-like protein: MKLTSQSFEQGAPIPGEFAFAVQDAEKHLALSSNKNPHLSWSEVPDATRSLVLLCLDPHAPGSLDNVNQEGKEVAASVPRVNFFHWVLVDIPAQVREIAAGSHSDGITPRGKASLPAEAGIRHGINDYTAWFKGDEQMSGDYYGYDGPCPPWNDTLAHDYTFTLYALDIPRLELQGMFDGPTVLSAIAGHILAEASLTGTYSLNPNVR; encoded by the coding sequence ATGAAATTGACCAGCCAAAGCTTTGAGCAGGGTGCGCCCATTCCGGGCGAGTTTGCTTTTGCCGTTCAGGATGCGGAAAAGCATCTGGCGTTATCCAGCAATAAAAACCCGCATCTATCCTGGAGCGAGGTGCCGGACGCCACCCGGTCGTTGGTACTATTGTGTCTGGATCCTCATGCGCCAGGCTCACTTGATAACGTCAACCAGGAAGGAAAAGAAGTTGCGGCATCGGTGCCGCGCGTTAACTTTTTCCACTGGGTGCTGGTGGATATTCCCGCACAGGTTCGTGAAATCGCCGCAGGCAGCCACAGCGATGGCATTACCCCGCGGGGAAAAGCGTCGCTGCCCGCAGAGGCGGGAATACGCCACGGCATTAATGATTATACCGCCTGGTTTAAAGGCGACGAGCAGATGAGCGGCGATTACTACGGTTACGACGGCCCCTGTCCGCCATGGAACGATACCCTTGCCCATGATTATACCTTTACGCTCTATGCGCTTGATATTCCACGCCTGGAGCTGCAAGGCATGTTTGATGGTCCAACGGTATTATCGGCTATCGCCGGCCATATTCTGGCTGAAGCGAGTTTGACCGGCACGTACAGCCTCAATCCCAACGTACGTTAG
- a CDS encoding ABC transporter substrate-binding protein, whose protein sequence is MRIPARKLASLALLFSLMSPLASASELVIAQSASATALDPGFLKEPATLVDNLFDTLVMRDPQMNLQPGLALSWQAIDDSTWQFELRQGVKFSNGEPVNAQAVKFSIERILDPANHAPTISYIRTIKSVEVIGDYRVQIRTAGPDPLLPTRMSRYPAYIVPPAYVAQVGSAQFARKPIGSGAYTLAEFVPDEKVVMKANPDYWRGKPAIDSVVWRPIPEATARVTALLTGEVQLVESVPADLVPALRNKPNIHLEQVKGGGLTIYLGLKNDQPPLNDARVRQALSLALNRTAYTSQLLHGFGTPTGTMAGAKDFGYQAIPAPAQDVAKAKALLADAGYPDGFTLRFQAPRRYIASADVAQAIVQDLAAIGVKAQLEVPEWSVYTQQVAAQKQAPLYMLAWGSTQTLDADAALYPILHTGEPYSTVSLPELDKLLNESRLTVDAAKREKILQQIQLVVAQQQPLIPLYREDSIYASSSALTFTGRPDARIPLFDLRLK, encoded by the coding sequence ATGAGAATACCTGCCCGCAAGCTTGCGTCGCTGGCCCTGTTGTTCAGCCTGATGTCTCCGCTCGCCTCCGCTTCCGAACTGGTGATCGCCCAGTCGGCTTCCGCCACGGCGTTGGATCCCGGTTTTTTGAAAGAGCCGGCGACGCTGGTGGATAATCTGTTCGACACGCTGGTGATGCGCGATCCGCAGATGAACCTGCAACCCGGCTTGGCGCTCAGTTGGCAGGCGATTGATGATTCCACCTGGCAGTTCGAGCTGCGTCAGGGCGTCAAGTTTAGCAATGGCGAACCGGTTAACGCGCAGGCGGTAAAATTCTCCATCGAGCGAATTCTCGACCCGGCCAATCATGCGCCGACGATTTCTTATATCCGCACCATTAAATCCGTTGAGGTCATCGGCGACTATCGGGTGCAGATCCGCACCGCCGGGCCGGATCCGCTGTTGCCGACGCGTATGAGCCGCTACCCGGCCTATATTGTCCCGCCCGCCTATGTCGCTCAAGTAGGCAGCGCGCAGTTCGCCCGCAAACCTATCGGCAGCGGCGCCTATACCCTGGCCGAGTTCGTGCCGGACGAAAAAGTGGTTATGAAAGCCAACCCGGACTACTGGCGCGGCAAACCGGCCATCGACTCGGTTGTCTGGCGCCCTATACCTGAAGCTACCGCCCGCGTCACCGCGCTGCTGACCGGCGAGGTACAGCTGGTGGAGAGTGTTCCGGCGGATCTGGTGCCCGCGCTGCGCAATAAGCCGAATATTCATCTGGAACAGGTCAAAGGCGGCGGATTGACTATCTATCTGGGCCTTAAAAACGATCAACCGCCGCTCAACGATGCGCGCGTTCGCCAGGCGCTCTCCCTGGCGCTGAACCGCACCGCCTACACCAGCCAGCTGCTGCACGGTTTCGGCACGCCGACGGGCACCATGGCGGGCGCCAAGGATTTCGGTTATCAGGCCATTCCGGCGCCGGCACAGGATGTCGCCAAGGCCAAAGCGCTGCTGGCCGATGCGGGTTACCCTGATGGTTTTACCCTGCGTTTTCAGGCGCCGCGCCGCTATATCGCCAGCGCCGACGTGGCGCAGGCGATCGTGCAGGATTTGGCGGCGATCGGCGTCAAAGCCCAGCTTGAGGTGCCGGAGTGGTCGGTTTACACCCAGCAGGTGGCGGCGCAGAAACAGGCGCCGCTATATATGCTGGCCTGGGGCTCGACCCAAACCCTAGATGCCGATGCGGCGCTGTATCCGATACTGCATACCGGCGAACCCTATTCAACCGTCAGCCTGCCGGAGCTGGATAAATTGCTCAATGAAAGCCGCCTGACGGTTGACGCGGCAAAACGCGAAAAAATATTGCAGCAAATCCAGCTTGTGGTCGCGCAACAGCAACCCCTGATCCCGCTGTATCGCGAAGACTCGATCTACGCCAGCAGCAGCGCCCTGACGTTCACCGGCCGGCCCGATGCGCGCATCCCGTTGTTTGATCTGAGGCTTAAATGA
- a CDS encoding FCD domain-containing protein gives MFEMEKAQRLSLTMQVEAKLKAALIVGVLKPGARLVTKEIAGQLGTSVTPVREALLRLAAAGALDATPAQAFLVPNIPLGKYQEITLIRKKLEGLAVSQAAGALDAEKLARLQTLNAQFMAAKRQQNVEHALQANREFRFALYEYAGMPTLTSLIEQLWVQIGPCFNYLYPQSAEMAQGQHNYDELLLALAAKDGERAVTSIHKAIDDGAAILEEHYFR, from the coding sequence ATGTTTGAGATGGAAAAAGCGCAGCGGCTAAGCCTGACGATGCAGGTCGAGGCAAAGCTGAAAGCCGCCCTGATTGTCGGCGTGCTAAAACCCGGCGCGCGGCTGGTGACAAAAGAGATCGCCGGGCAGTTGGGGACCAGCGTCACGCCGGTGCGCGAAGCGCTGCTGCGCCTGGCGGCGGCGGGCGCGCTGGACGCCACCCCGGCGCAGGCCTTTTTGGTGCCGAACATACCGCTGGGTAAATATCAGGAGATCACCCTGATTCGTAAAAAGCTCGAAGGTCTGGCGGTGTCACAGGCGGCAGGCGCGCTAGATGCGGAAAAACTGGCCCGCTTGCAAACCCTTAATGCGCAATTTATGGCCGCCAAACGGCAGCAAAACGTTGAGCACGCCTTGCAGGCCAACCGTGAATTTCGTTTCGCGCTGTATGAATATGCCGGGATGCCGACGCTGACGTCGCTTATCGAGCAGCTCTGGGTACAGATCGGCCCCTGTTTTAACTATCTTTATCCGCAGTCCGCTGAAATGGCGCAAGGGCAGCATAATTATGACGAGCTGCTGCTGGCCCTGGCCGCGAAAGACGGCGAACGCGCCGTAACCTCAATCCATAAGGCGATAGACGATGGCGCCGCCATTCTGGAGGAGCACTATTTTCGATAG
- a CDS encoding ABC transporter permease, producing MPLYILARLGQAVLVMFGVSLLIFFSLHLTGDPAALMMPPGASQQEIAAFRHSMGFDRPLLWQYGRYLHDVLHGDLGESLRYSQPVTALIGQRLPATLLLAATALAWSTLVGLMLGIFSALKQNSPWDLIARLIAFSGQAVPVFWLGLLLIMLFSLNLGWLPSGGYGGAAHLIMPALSLGAYYMSAIARLIRSSLIDVLQQDYIRTARAKGLSQWRIVVRHALRNALIPVVTVQGMYFASLLGGALVTEIIFAWPGIGRLAVQAIQNRDFPLVQAIVLLAALTFVGINLIIDLLYVVLNPRIRL from the coding sequence ATGCCGCTATATATTTTGGCTCGTCTCGGACAGGCGGTACTGGTGATGTTTGGCGTCTCGCTGCTGATTTTTTTCAGCCTGCATCTGACGGGCGACCCGGCGGCGTTAATGATGCCCCCCGGCGCCTCCCAGCAGGAAATCGCGGCATTTCGCCACAGCATGGGCTTTGATCGCCCGTTATTATGGCAATACGGCCGCTACCTCCATGACGTGCTGCATGGCGATTTAGGGGAGTCGTTGCGCTACAGCCAGCCCGTCACCGCCCTTATCGGTCAGCGTCTTCCCGCCACGCTGTTGCTGGCGGCGACCGCGCTGGCGTGGAGCACCCTGGTCGGATTAATGCTCGGCATCTTCAGCGCCCTGAAGCAAAATAGCCCCTGGGATCTGATCGCGCGGCTGATCGCCTTCAGCGGCCAGGCGGTGCCGGTATTCTGGCTGGGCCTGCTGCTGATTATGCTGTTCAGCCTGAATCTGGGCTGGCTGCCCTCCGGCGGCTATGGCGGCGCGGCGCATCTGATCATGCCGGCGTTAAGCCTGGGGGCCTATTATATGAGCGCCATCGCCCGCCTGATCCGCTCCAGCCTAATCGACGTATTGCAACAGGACTATATCCGCACGGCGCGGGCCAAAGGGCTGAGCCAGTGGCGCATCGTGGTGCGTCACGCTTTGCGCAATGCGCTGATCCCGGTCGTCACGGTACAGGGTATGTATTTCGCCTCGTTGCTCGGCGGCGCGCTGGTCACCGAAATCATCTTTGCCTGGCCGGGTATCGGACGCCTGGCCGTTCAGGCTATTCAAAACCGCGACTTCCCGCTGGTGCAGGCGATTGTTCTGTTGGCGGCGCTGACCTTTGTCGGCATTAATCTGATTATCGATCTGCTCTATGTGGTGCTCAACCCGAGGATCCGCCTGTGA
- a CDS encoding SrfA family protein, producing the protein MTKLFLRSGSLDDFLALGENGQPVYASALQLRETLRLRKQQQIADCLAIPQPNEGGDRIDWYAPVEGKITSWIAASEEQRAAALKQLETYQEAVAGISQRAQRAEKPAQQLFGVLLAKAIQFPGPNHVYLVDGKPVLTFWGFVNLDKKSRADALDCLRQVEEEAVPVFAAAPITPPRPQSLDPVVTPESAAKPQAAARSQRLRLWWLFPAAALLAVLSLQIYGWLDQQDKTPEPTPLAATIQPEKRALPASVREPEPQPAAEPEVQEAKSEAASPASPPESAPVERVAATPLTATEPQEAAPAPEAVPEPVIPEPTPVAPPAVVGKEELVMPADAVRLGTVNFLNGNWRVSVDARTPITVTGRPPSLRYQIKNGKGTARITHGDGITCRADIEAGLMSSGNLVINSRYRARCSDNSRFKMPELVCKRSATGIAECTGRYNADAVFPMTIKRESKS; encoded by the coding sequence GTGACAAAACTATTTTTACGTAGCGGGAGTTTGGATGATTTTCTGGCTCTGGGCGAAAACGGACAGCCGGTTTATGCATCCGCACTTCAGCTACGCGAAACATTGCGCCTCAGAAAACAACAGCAGATTGCGGATTGTCTGGCTATCCCGCAGCCGAACGAAGGCGGCGACCGTATTGACTGGTACGCGCCGGTGGAAGGTAAGATAACCTCCTGGATTGCCGCCAGCGAAGAGCAACGGGCTGCGGCGCTAAAGCAATTGGAAACCTATCAGGAGGCCGTCGCCGGTATCAGCCAGCGGGCGCAACGCGCGGAAAAACCGGCACAGCAGCTTTTTGGCGTGCTGCTGGCGAAAGCTATCCAGTTCCCTGGCCCCAACCACGTTTATCTGGTTGACGGCAAACCGGTATTGACCTTCTGGGGATTTGTGAATCTGGATAAAAAATCCCGCGCCGACGCGCTGGATTGCCTGCGTCAGGTGGAAGAGGAAGCGGTCCCTGTTTTCGCCGCCGCGCCGATAACGCCGCCCCGGCCGCAGTCGCTCGATCCCGTCGTCACGCCGGAGTCGGCTGCTAAACCTCAGGCCGCCGCCCGCAGCCAACGGCTGCGCCTGTGGTGGCTATTCCCCGCGGCGGCGCTCTTGGCGGTTCTGTCGCTACAGATTTATGGATGGCTTGATCAGCAAGATAAGACGCCGGAGCCAACGCCACTGGCGGCGACCATACAACCGGAAAAACGCGCGTTGCCCGCTTCCGTGCGCGAGCCAGAGCCGCAGCCGGCGGCCGAACCTGAAGTGCAGGAAGCGAAAAGTGAAGCGGCAAGTCCCGCGTCGCCGCCGGAAAGCGCGCCGGTTGAACGCGTAGCCGCAACGCCGTTAACCGCGACAGAGCCGCAAGAGGCCGCGCCGGCGCCAGAGGCGGTTCCCGAACCGGTAATCCCGGAGCCAACGCCGGTTGCCCCGCCCGCCGTGGTCGGCAAAGAGGAACTGGTTATGCCGGCGGACGCGGTAAGGTTGGGAACGGTCAACTTCCTTAACGGCAACTGGCGGGTTTCCGTCGATGCCAGAACCCCGATTACCGTTACCGGCCGTCCGCCGAGTCTGAGGTATCAGATTAAAAACGGCAAGGGTACGGCAAGAATAACCCATGGCGACGGCATCACCTGCCGGGCGGATATCGAGGCGGGATTGATGAGTTCCGGTAATCTGGTCATCAACAGCCGATATCGAGCGCGCTGCAGCGACAATAGCAGATTCAAGATGCCGGAGCTGGTATGTAAACGAAGTGCGACGGGCATCGCAGAGTGTACCGGTCGCTATAACGCTGATGCGGTCTTCCCCATGACGATAAAGCGCGAGAGTAAATCATAA
- a CDS encoding YoaK family protein, with amino-acid sequence MLIKLKRMRSHNEDRKLALWLATTAGLLNAIALGAFGFFPSHMTGNTSQLSSEVSTTDLSDIIFFATIIIAFVCGSVISRIIVIWGIINNNRLIFCQILLVEGIFLTGISLYEVYLHAFSTNREIIIVLCSLMGLHNSTSTQLSNGRVRTTHITGTLTDAGISLASVLSAMLRRDYSKDAKAQKSQLRTHLTTIFSFLTGGIAGLSLFKWFGFNSMTAVGVILATVALFSIITVNRRVRKKRKIKRNG; translated from the coding sequence GTGCTGATTAAACTTAAAAGGATGCGGTCACATAATGAAGACAGGAAACTGGCGCTGTGGCTAGCAACGACCGCCGGATTACTGAATGCCATAGCGCTTGGCGCTTTTGGTTTTTTCCCTTCCCATATGACCGGCAATACCTCGCAGTTATCCAGCGAGGTATCGACCACAGATTTAAGTGATATTATTTTCTTTGCTACGATTATCATTGCATTTGTTTGTGGGTCAGTAATTTCTCGCATAATTGTTATCTGGGGGATAATTAATAATAACAGACTTATTTTCTGTCAGATTCTTCTAGTTGAAGGCATTTTTTTAACTGGAATTTCTCTTTATGAGGTTTATTTGCACGCCTTCTCAACAAATCGTGAAATTATTATCGTCCTTTGCAGCCTGATGGGGTTGCATAATTCAACATCCACGCAACTTTCTAACGGCAGAGTCCGAACAACGCATATTACGGGGACGCTAACGGATGCGGGTATTTCTCTAGCATCAGTTCTTTCCGCAATGTTACGTCGGGATTATTCAAAAGATGCAAAAGCACAAAAAAGTCAGCTTAGAACGCACTTAACGACGATTTTTTCTTTTTTAACTGGAGGCATTGCTGGTCTTTCATTATTCAAATGGTTCGGTTTTAACTCCATGACCGCCGTCGGAGTCATACTGGCGACCGTTGCGCTATTTTCAATTATTACTGTTAACAGGCGCGTAAGGAAGAAACGAAAAATTAAACGCAACGGCTAA